Within Leptospira dzoumogneensis, the genomic segment TTAAAGCTATGTCTATCATATTTGAAGAAGTATACGGGAGTTTACCTGAAAAAGAAGAACCCGAAAGTGTTGCAGGTATGATGAATATGATTTATAATATGTTTAAATATGAAAAGATAAACGATGAAATGCCTGCCTACCGAATTCTCGCAGGATTGAATGCGAACGTGAGATGCGGATTAAATAAGATTAAATTTGAAGCAAATGATTTTGATGATTTTAGGCATGCTGCATTAAGTTTACCGTATTATGATTATTTTTTTACGGAAAATAATTTAAGCCATTTGTTGAATCACAAGCCTACTAATTACGCTACATTATTTAATACGATTGTAAAATCAAAGAGTAAGGATGTATTGGAAGAATTAAAAGCTCTGCTTTATATATAAAAAGAATATGGTAAGGACTGTTGATATAGATTAAAAATATCGATGTCTCTAAATTTCCAAATTTCGGTGTGCTTTGAATTATTTCGCTAAAGAGTATAGGTAGATAGACTATTTTATTAAAAAGTACTCAAACTTATTTGAAGAATACTTTCATGCGTTTTCATTGATATATTGAAAACCAGAATCAGTTAGAAATATTCCCGCGTCTTTTTCATTTACAGTGAATAATCCTTCTTCTACAATCAACTTAATTGCCTCAGTTATATCTGGACCTTTTTCCACAGGTCCCTTTGAACTATCCATTAAGTATCCAGTAATATTCTGTACTGATAAAAATCCACCCGACTTTAGATTATGATATTTCGCTAAGTCCAATAATCTCAGTTTTATTCTATTTACAATAGGATTATAATTCATGCTACCTAGATGATTCAATTTTCAGATTATTGTAAAGTTAAAATTATGAGATTTCAAGATTAAGAATATTTAATTAATCATCATCTCTTTCGGCTAACGCTGCTATCATGTCTCCTATAGCTTTCCTATGTTTTGCAGGGATTTTCAATAAATTAAATACTATTTCTTTCAGACCTTTCGTAGTTATTATCAAATCATAAAAGACTTTGTTTTCATCGGTTTCAGGCTTCATTCTTTCTTTCGAAGAATTGTAGCGAATCGGAAGGACAGGAATATCGTTATCAACTAGATAGAGCAAATCGACATTGTAAACATTAACCAATGCAATTAGAACTTCATGAGAAGTTGTTTTTACTCTGTTTTGCGTTATGCTCCCTAAACCAGGTACTGAAAGTCCTAATTTCTTAGCGGCTTCAGTTTGCGTATCTCCTGACGCTTCAATTATCGCCTTAGTCTTCGCACCAAATATTATTTCTGTGTTTTTTGAAGCCATTTAATGTAAATGTCAATAAAATAAAGCTTTACAAATTATGTTATTAACATAAAATGAGATCTAAGCTAAATTGAACCAACGAATACGGTTCCAGCATCGCTTCAGCCTGTGAAGCAGAAAATCCCTATGCTAACACCTAAACCTAAAACCGAGAGTGGAGGAACGAATGCCTATTTGGAATAAAATTGCCGCCCTGTTACTGGTCTCCTGTCTCTGGACAGCCCTAGTTGGTTGCCTTCCGTATATAAAAACTTCCAGCTTAACCTCTGAAAAAGAGCTAACTAGGATCCCAGATCAAACAAAATCAGAGTTTCTGATCGACTACCGACTTACAGCTAACGGGCTTCTTTTCAACTACTCGGAAACTCAAGTTACGTATGAGAAAGTAAAGAAAGAGAAGGAGTATTCTATCTCCAGATCTCCCGATACCTCTTCAAAGAAAGTTTCATGTGTGTTCACTCGGGATACACTCGAAGCAGAATCTTACTGGAATTGTATGCTTTTCCAACCTCTGAGGATAATGGGGTTAGGGTATGCATTTACTATACCGGCGATGCTTATCGATTTAATTTCTTTACCTTTCGTAGTCGCTTTCTCTGGTTCTAAATCGGAAACTACTGAAGAGGTTATTCCTACAAAAAAGAAAGAAATTCAAAATCCTAAAGTTAAACTCAAACTTCAAAATGAAGGTATTAAGTTTGATAAGACTTTCGCGTTTAAAGACGGAACTGTTGAAATCCCTTTCTCTAAACTTGATGCGAATCTGCTCTGGAGGAGTAACGACGAGACAGTCAGTAAGATTTTTCACTACTATTACTCAGTAGTTGATTCATCCGGAACCGAAGTCATTCCTATGGAAGTATTTAACGGACTTAAATTCAGAGATGATAAAAACTTCTTAGCACTCGCTACTAAAGATTTTGAAAAAGCAAAGCAAACCGAGTATACCAAATGTTCTCGCAAGTTCTCCTTAGACAACATAAGGGACGGTTATAAATACTTCGAGGATTCTGGACTCTTCCTCAGAGAAAATGAACTCGTAGTCCAAGTCATTCTCAACCGCGCCTGCTATAACTATCGAGGAACAGATTCCTTTGATGATTGTGTAGATGATTTCAAAAGCTGTGTTTCTACAGCTAGATATATAGATAACAAAAATAATCAATACAGGAAATAATTTAGTCAGCATTGATCCAATCAAAAAGGAGGGATAGTTATGCTTACCAAGAAATTGACAATGGTAATTCTTCTAATTTTCACATATGTAGGTTGTGGAAATGGAGTCGCTGAAACGAACAAAAGAAATACTCAAGACCTTGTTAATGTTCTATGGAATATTTCTAATACAAAACTCCCAGGTGATGGCTGTCGCTCAGTATATTCCAATATGGGTGTTAACGGTAAAATAAACGGGGGAATGACTAACTTAGGAGGGTATGTCCTTAACAATCTCGGTGGTAGTTCCTTATGGTCTATGCCCGATGATACAACGATAGTCTTTACCGAGAATCTATACACTTATGAGTATCAAAACTATGCAGATCACAATACATTCGGTAATAAAATAGATTTTTCTAAAGTC encodes:
- a CDS encoding helix-turn-helix domain-containing protein, with the translated sequence MASKNTEIIFGAKTKAIIEASGDTQTEAAKKLGLSVPGLGSITQNRVKTTSHEVLIALVNVYNVDLLYLVDNDIPVLPIRYNSSKERMKPETDENKVFYDLIITTKGLKEIVFNLLKIPAKHRKAIGDMIAALAERDDD